The window CCAACTGAGTAATTTAAGTAGCCTACAAAGTGATCATTTTTagtggcaaaataaaaataggttCATTGTTCCTCATAAGCTGTTGAGGCGCTGTGTAATGTTCAAACATGGCcttatcaaacacacacacacacacacacagggttgtGTGAGGCAGATGCACTGTGTTGATTCAAACCCTTCTCTATTTTGCGCAAAATAAACGTTTGTATTCCTCCTGCAGAGTTTATTAACTGACACGCTAACCTATAATGTACCTTTACTGCCAGATTCCAATTCcaatacttttcattttttttctttattttttatttggcaGTTCGTAATACCTATTTTTTTTAGGGGTTAATATAAGTGGAAAAATATCAACGTCAAGTCCTTGTGCAACACACTGAATCAAACCGGACTGCATGGTGGAAGCTTGGCTTCATTGCGCcccccaatacacacacacacacgatcgGATCAGCACTTTGCACTTAATGGGGTGTGTTTTTTCCATCTACATAGACAAGACCGGACAAACTCCTGCTTATTGGTCCCTGAAATATATTCttatgcagcttttttttgcaCCGTATGTGTTAATGTAAAGATGTTTGCTAAAATATCTCGTGTGACACAAGAAGTATATGCAGAAATGTGTGGGtggctgttttatattttgtatataaGGGGTTGAGTTCAACTAAATTATAACAAGATATTTTCTTACTTGCCTAGTCAACAAGATAGTTTTGGATTGATGCTGTCCGTTTGAGAAACCTGCTTCTGTGATTCCTGCTGAGGttaatgtaatttcatttatGACACTGAACGCTTTAATGtgcttgtttaaaaataaaaaacaaaacaaaaataatatacaATACAATGTTCACACCAAGGTCTGTGATTAATTGTGAGTATTTAAAAGACCACAAATGAAATTCCGTTGACTTCTTCTGTATTGTGACATCTAGCAGTGCATGGTTACATGTATGCCAGTATGTATATGAACAGGATATAGCAagtgtttaaattatttttttatttggatgAACCAGCCCTTTAATATACTACTATATCTCTCTAGCAGTAGACTGAACATGCATCGTCCAGTATTGTGCTTGTTTTAACTGACCGATGGTGGCCATGACTGACACTACCATCATGCATCTGAATGACATTTACAGCTAAACGGAATCAATCACCTGCAAACCGTGAAGCACAGCAAAGATTTCTTGTGCAGCCCcgattttaaaaaaagacactgtgtataacataaataaaatttgctATTCCTTTTTCACATATGCTCAATTTATAacagcacaaaaataacatATTAAATGTTTGCATTCTGGTCTTATTTACTTTTTCCCTATCATCCCAGCTTTTTTACAATCGGGGTTGTATTTTGCGTGAGTTTTATTTGTGGATTTTGGTTGAGTTTGCTATGAAAATCAACTTCATAGTGAACCCCCTTGCTGGTTTTCCCTTTTGTCCATTACATTATTGCTGTCAGGTGACATAGAGCCTGCTTTTGTTGTGGGCTTATGTTCTACTGTACATACGTGTTGGAAAAGTATTGTGTTGTTTGTTAGCAACACTAATCCACACTAACTCTGCAGCCTTTTCAAGTCGTAGCGTTAGCCAAGTTCTCCATCTCTTTTGAGAAAtgttcatgtttgcttttgacCCAATGAATATTTAACAGTAAGACTCTTGTACAGTTAGTTACAGCAACTAGCTTTGAAAGCTTGAAACTTTGAACTGACCCATGCTTTATCTGCATGACTTTACAGTGACAGGTTTGACAaaatctttgggtttttttgttttttttttggtttttttgtaaTGTACTAAAGTGAATGGAAACTGACGGGCTGCTTGGAAGATAGCACATGTGCactacaaaagtaaaaatggtTATCAGTGATGTAAAATAAGTGCATTTTGTAGTAAATTGGAAATAATATGCAAAATCACGGTTATGGTCTGGTTGTCTACAAATAACTGTAGTGGACTGTCATTTAACTGTCATTAAAAGTAAACATGTGCACCTTTCTTACTCTCTGAGTAAATTTCTAAGTGATGCTTTAGGGGTAAGTAGTGTACCTTTCTGCTGATTGAGCCTTTAGCTCAGGGAAATATACTTTATAAGCCAATGCACAATTATTTGTtcttactcttttttttatgctttgttCCTGTTTCACATATTGAAACAGGTTTGTTGAGAATGTCTTCCATACAGCAGTTCTGAACGTCTTGGCTTTTTACCTTGTCTCCTTGTTTTGAATGCCATATTCCTCGTCATGTGCTGATGGATGCGTTTGTGACAGCTAGATGCTGCGCAGGCTGGTGTTGTGATGACATTAAGTTGGTGGGCAGGTCGTCTTGTATGAAATACTCGTGTGTGTCGGCTCAGATTATATGTGTCGTTAGTGTATTTCATGACGTCTCCTCTGTGTTCACTGTTTTCCTGACTCTCTGTGGTGTTGAAGATGTGTAATTTAGACGTTACTCTGTTTAGGTCCACAGTGTTTGTCAAtgtgtatgaaaataaaacagttgcCTCTTGTTGTGCTTTGTCTCTACTGAATAAGGAATTACATCATTGTACTTTGGTGAAAACCCTTATGGGAACAAGACGGTGCCAGCAGCATATGTACAATTTATGCTGCGGTaaagtctgattttatttgaatttagtTTGGAAGAGAGatctttttatttgaaatgttcagtatatatttctttaaaatctttattAAATTGTAGCTATTTTGCATTAAATTGACAGAAGACTACATTTTAAATCTTAACTTGTATCATTGTGTATATATTTGACtatgttaaaatgtttcatttcagtgcagaaaATTTTGCTTTCTGAATACATTTAAGGAGTTAGTTAAGTTGGGTAGCAGCAGCAAATTTTtggattttcagatttttgatgAATTTAGCCAAAAAGTCAGTAATtagcaaagtgaaaatgtaacaTATATTAGTTTGCTAAATTGGTGTGTGCGAAGGCTTACCTTTAACTTTGGCGTTCAGTACTGCAGTGAATCTTGTTTAAGAGTATTTAGTGTAGTTTTGTAATTGTTGGCCGGTCTGTCACACCAAACTCGTGATGTAGTGACAGTCAGAGATCCTATACTTGTTCACAACTTCTCAGGTATGTAAACAACACTGAGGAGCTTTGACCAAGTCCAggagcagagacaaacacagatacacaaatgCAAGCTCTCATCAGGACAAATAAGTTTACTGCATTTCTATGTTACGTCCGGTAGCAAAAAAAGAGTAACAAAAATggattaaatgtattttttgaggCCTGTCTGCTAACTGAATTGAAAGTTCAGTTCATACCTgagcatttttaaaagaaaggcCTGTCCCTCCATGTCTGTCCATGTGCTGGACTGCATGTTGCTGTGGACTGACTGGAGACTGCTGCGCGTTTAAACAGGACACAAAGAGGAACCAGAGATCTGACAATCGTAGGTCACTTCCTTGTGTGATTCTGCGGAAACAGTTCACCTTgtctttgaatgttttatttggaAAGGGGAAGTGTACCTTTTTCTCTACCTCACACGGggtgtgtgtgacctttttaaaaatcagaaaattatgtttaaaaacaTATGTTTTGCTTAATTCTGGTTTTACTAATTCTAGTCCCATATCGGCTTATATTACATAAAACAGTAGAATGTACAGTACCACAGCATACATCCCAAATCAATTTCAACCATTAGTTTCACAGTAAGTTACTGAGTTACATAGCCTGTATTATTTTTGCACTTGACATTAGATAAAGTTGATAAAGtattaacatgtttttggtttccTTGTTGTCTCATGTTTGCTGATAACCTTATATTGTTTGCCTTCTCATATTGATCTCCATTTAAGTTGCTTAATAATGACCACCAGAGGGCGATACCACACCACAGAGAGCTCACAGAATTGGTTTTTGTGTGTTAGAGCTTAAATAACACCATGTTATAATACCCTCTAACCAGATAAATTGATATTACGATATTATTATATTCACAtgtattacatttatttagagAACACGTAAAAATATGGTTTCTTCTGTCAGCCTGTGtaagtgttgtttgtgtttcattgtaTTATGGTTTGGGTGGTGACAACTTATTCCAATGTCACACTAATTTTCCAGTGTTTAAATGTCTTtcgttacacacacacacacacacacacgctgcctTTTTGTCTGCTCTAGACTTTGACTCCAAAAGTCAGATCagtgaaaaatgcaaaataatgtgTAGAGAGACTGGATGTGCAGGACAAAAACAACGTTTATAAGACTTATAAGATCACTGAATACTCCATCTGAATAAGATGCATCACTTTGAGCTTTGTGTCACcatgacaaaaataaagtaCCATTTAAATTCTTATGAACATGCTTCAGGCACATACAGATTTCTCAAAACTATCAAAACAGACAGTCATCCAGTAAGGGAAAAAAGAATTCATTAGtcgcacaaagacagagaaacgACACCAGCAAGTATGTATTTCAAAGTAATGATATACATCTAAACTCCAAGTGCATTATTGGGTTTTACAGAGCAGTGTTACCATTTGATGTCTTGCTGTTAAAGCATATATACAGTTTATAGCTTCTCCTTCTGTTGTTCACTTACTTTGTAAAACTATCACATGTAAATAGACTCGCATAAAAAGTCATGACTTCACAGTTGTCGCACCTTCTAGCAccagcaacacaaacaccaaaaatGACCCATCGCATATATATTTGAGTGGAAACTGGGCTCAATATTCATAATGCTGCTTCTGCACTGCACCGCTCATTTAATACAGCATCTTGTTTTTTGACATTCATAGTAAGTTGTGTCTATACACCGTCTCGTCTCACTGTTCAAACAGTTCTGACACATGCCTTCATGCCTTTAAGGTGGTATCTGTTTTCATAGCTGTAGCATCTGTGTgctttcagtgctgctgtgaggTTCGATGCAGTCTTTTCACACCAGATGAGGAGACATAATTGACTGACCAGGTGTTTCATCagagttttagttttgtttcagtctctTTTGCATCATTATGAGATGAGACAGCTTTTGGTCTTGTTCATTGGAGGTCGTTTGTTGCTGTCCTTCGGGAAGGTTTCCCGTCTCCGGCACAGCGCTGGACTGAGCCGACTGGGCAAGTTGGCCTGCTGGAGCAGCTCCCTGAAAGCCTCCAGCACGTTGACGTTGTCTTTGGCTGAAGACTCCAGAAAGCTGTGGTTCCAGTCCAGCTCCACCGTGGAGAGCACGTCCTTGTTGGACACCTGACGCTCATTGTAACGGTCTATCTTGTTGCCTATCACCACAATAGGCGTGTACTTGTCCTCTTTGACCTCCAGGATCTCCTCTCGTAGACTCTTGACTGCCTCCAGGGACTCAGGGTCATCCACTGCGTAGACCAGGGCAAAGGCATCGCTGTTCTGGATGGAGAGCTTACGCATGGCAGGAAAGGAGTAACTGCCACTGGTGTCCATGATGTTGATGGTGACTTTGACGCCCCCCACCTCGTACTCCTTCCTGTGGAGCTCCTCCACCGTGCGCTGGTGTTTGGATTCAAAAGTGTCTTTAAGGAAGCGTTGTATGAGGGCTGTCTTCCCCACGCCAGCTGCTCCCAGAAACACCAGGCGCACCTCAACCTTTTCCTTCACTTCAAAAGACATGAtgagtcttttcttctttgcctgcagttgcttgttttgtttggatgtcAGTGATGGAGCTGGATGTAGTTGTGTTGGAGTGTATGGTGATAGCTGTTGAATGCAAGTGTGCCTGTCAGGCTGTATTTATGTTCACATATGGTACCTGCCCCCTTCTGCTCCCAGCCAATCAGGAGAGGGCAGCATTCTCTcctgccctctctctctgtgaacttagagcagccaatcacaaacactcactcaaCATGCAAAGTGAGAAAGAAATAGGTGAAAGAAGTGATTTTACTTACTGAGCTCTTTGTTTAAAGATGTTACAGTATGGTTTCTAGTCAAGTCTGTGATTTATTACAGTGTAATAAATCAATTCCATGACTTCATTCTtgcttttttattcatttggtATGTATCTTGAAAATCACATCCAAGTAGTTAATTAAATGTGtagttgttttaaatgtttattttcagatcTTTAAGGGAGCTACAGCAAAGACCCCTCGGTGTTTCCAAGTGGTATTGCTGTTGGCGCCACTGTTGGAAAGACAGCAAGATCACTTTCCGTTTTCCGTGCTTTTGTCCTGTGCAACAGCACAGGACAAAAGCGTGAGTTTTTCCATTGATTTAATCTGGAGACATGAAAACAGATAGAAAATGTGCCAGCCTCACTGGATCTCCATTCAGTGTTCATTTTCCCCGCACATTTTGTGTCTCATAATAGCGGGCTTTATAGAGTATCAAACACCATAGGTGTCATTATTCTACACCTTGCCCTTACAGTCGTGGTCTTCGGCACAGTGTCCATCTAGTAACTGTTCTGATGCTCGTCGTGACGAGATCTTCATAtgtttgctgatgaaaatctggTGATATGATTGAAAGGTTCAGAAGAGCTATagtaaaaatgactttttggtgggtttgtgggtttgtgtgtgtgttgtcaaatgaagaaaagaatttttttcttttctctcttttcttcatttgaCAACACAAACCCACTAAAGTCACACATACTGCTCGAATTTAAGAAAATTAGTATAGTAAACAAACTTAATAGAACAAATACTTGGCCACATCTTAAGATGTTGTACAGCTATTTTAGTAGTTATAATTAAAAAAGATCAGACTTCAGAAACAAGAACAATATGCAACATATCCTCACACCCACACAACTGAATAGATTGATCAAAAGATCGATTGCCACTGACTCCCAAAAtgacatatatacatatagtttggttaggtttaggcaacaaaactacttggttagcTGGAGGAAAACATTATGGTTtgcattaaaatatgtttggtTATAACTTAAATTTAGATATGTTTGTGACTTGACATGGCACTCAAACAGCATTCTCCTGGGTAAaattcctctgtttgtttgactcACTCATCCTTTCTCTCCCTATGTGCGATTATTTGCTTTATGTATTACACCACTTGACTTCCTTCATTccttaaatgtaaatgtgggTCATTCTCAGCTGCTTGCACAGATGACAtacactgctgtttttctggTGAGGACAGGTTGACAGTATGTCAACCAGTTGTTGcatatgtttaaaataaatggtCATGTGATCCCCTTCAGACTGTTTTGTTAAACATAACTGATATTTCACTTTCCACAGACTTGATGCAGTCACTTTAAAGCAtgattgtcattttatttcacataaaaatCCGATACTTGCAGTCTTTTTTTGCTGGTTTCAGTTGTCCTTATCACAAATGATCACAAAAGGAGTCTGTGTTATCCGAAATGGCACCAATCTgaggagacagggaggcaggAGTCATTCAATTTAGACACGCAGAAAAACAATATATCACAGTTATCATTAGCATACTCGGATCTCCTACACACTCTCTGAGTCCAGACTTTGTCACTTGTTGCTATGATACCACTGAATTCATTATCTGAGCTAAAATGGATATACGAGTAGAAATGTGTACCTTATTAG of the Scatophagus argus isolate fScaArg1 chromosome 16, fScaArg1.pri, whole genome shotgun sequence genome contains:
- the rasd4 gene encoding rasd family member 4 encodes the protein MSFEVKEKVEVRLVFLGAAGVGKTALIQRFLKDTFESKHQRTVEELHRKEYEVGGVKVTINIMDTSGSYSFPAMRKLSIQNSDAFALVYAVDDPESLEAVKSLREEILEVKEDKYTPIVVIGNKIDRYNERQVSNKDVLSTVELDWNHSFLESSAKDNVNVLEAFRELLQQANLPSRLSPALCRRRETFPKDSNKRPPMNKTKSCLIS